From Acidobacteriota bacterium, one genomic window encodes:
- a CDS encoding LysR family transcriptional regulator has product MQTEIELRQMRYFLAVAEERSFTRAAKRCHVAQSSLWRQVRAVEVSLEAQLFERLPREVRLTQAGRIFEKEANKTLEHSRRAVSLVHALNREKEQKLRIGLSTLCNLPRIRTLVEAAQKASEPVAVECVTIYTPELLLALHRGRLDLAVVDLPLRSRGIAFHPILSEALIAVLPKSHPLVQRPMVRLFELKKEQIVMVSRQIDPGAVSTEAMLLKTGIEASSILPVASLIELLDHVPAHRSIGLMRSSAGRMKRDDVLYKPLADSIQLETAIAWRTENRSSQILSFRDAMIAFGQRSANG; this is encoded by the coding sequence GTGCAGACGGAGATCGAGCTACGGCAGATGCGGTACTTCCTTGCCGTGGCCGAGGAACGCAGTTTTACAAGAGCTGCCAAACGGTGCCATGTAGCGCAGTCATCTCTGTGGCGACAGGTTCGCGCTGTGGAGGTCAGTCTTGAGGCACAGCTCTTCGAGCGTCTTCCGCGAGAGGTTCGGCTGACCCAGGCGGGAAGGATCTTCGAGAAAGAGGCGAACAAAACGTTGGAGCACAGCCGCCGCGCGGTATCGCTGGTTCATGCACTGAATCGCGAGAAAGAGCAGAAGCTACGAATCGGTCTTTCGACTCTTTGCAATCTTCCTCGTATAAGGACCCTTGTTGAAGCGGCACAAAAGGCATCAGAGCCAGTGGCAGTGGAGTGTGTCACCATCTATACGCCAGAACTATTGCTGGCTCTGCATCGCGGCAGGCTGGATCTAGCCGTCGTGGACCTTCCGCTCAGGAGCCGTGGCATAGCTTTCCATCCAATTCTCTCTGAAGCATTGATCGCGGTCCTTCCCAAGAGCCATCCACTGGTGCAAAGACCCATGGTCAGACTCTTCGAGCTAAAGAAGGAGCAGATCGTAATGGTTTCGCGACAGATCGATCCGGGTGCAGTCAGCACAGAGGCGATGCTCTTGAAGACAGGGATCGAAGCCTCATCCATTTTGCCGGTCGCCAGTCTGATCGAGTTGCTGGATCACGTACCTGCTCATCGCAGTATCGGGCTGATGCGAAGCTCTGCAGGCCGCATGAAGCGAGACGATGTGCTGTACAAGCCTCTCGCCGATTCCATCCAGCTTGAGACCGCGATTGCATGGAGAACCGAGAATCGCAGTTCGCAGATATTGTCTTTCCGGGATGCCATGATTGCGTTCGGACAACGGTCGGCAAATGGCTAG
- a CDS encoding helix-turn-helix domain-containing protein produces MLADTFTFEPLISAVEAGELLGIHPVTVLRWAREGKIPHRKLGRKVKFRKSELDYWQTNLHTDSAVRVAQP; encoded by the coding sequence ATGCTGGCAGATACCTTTACATTTGAGCCGCTGATTTCGGCGGTCGAAGCCGGGGAACTCCTCGGAATTCATCCTGTGACTGTCCTCAGGTGGGCCAGGGAAGGAAAAATTCCGCATCGAAAATTGGGCAGAAAAGTAAAATTCCGCAAATCAGAACTTGATTACTGGCAAACAAACCTCCACACTGACAGTGCCGTTCGTGTCGCCCAACCCTAA
- a CDS encoding tyrosine-type recombinase/integrase, protein MNLQRARYQQGYLTTERRSKGSPVWIYRWREKDHRGHFSRRKQIVGSKSDLPTKADALKAVEGLRLEINVETGCGSLGSMKVNELIEHFRRTELADSNKKSTRTKQVYAHQLVDIISPKWGEQRLKDIKPIAVEDWLNRQPGAPGSRAKTKGVMGVLFQHAMRYEWMARNPIRLVRQSSLPQQEQIVLEPFELAALLKELHDPFASLILLAAVTGLRRGELFGLKWEDIDFAEAEMHVVRSLVDQVEGPPKTLASRRPLPLSKELATALKGWRQKAEYSKPTDWIFASPLALGKKPYWPDAVLKRHVRPAAARAGITKTIGWHSFRRTLAPCSTLPVHR, encoded by the coding sequence ATGAACTTACAACGAGCACGCTATCAGCAAGGTTATTTGACAACTGAACGCAGAAGTAAGGGTTCTCCGGTTTGGATTTATCGCTGGCGCGAGAAAGATCATCGCGGCCACTTTTCCCGACGGAAGCAGATCGTGGGATCGAAATCCGATCTTCCTACTAAAGCCGACGCCCTCAAAGCAGTTGAGGGGCTGCGGCTGGAGATCAATGTAGAAACGGGATGTGGAAGTTTGGGCTCTATGAAAGTGAATGAGCTCATTGAGCATTTTCGGAGAACCGAACTCGCCGACAGCAACAAGAAGAGCACTCGAACCAAGCAGGTTTATGCCCATCAGTTGGTGGACATCATTTCCCCAAAATGGGGAGAGCAGCGACTGAAGGATATAAAGCCCATCGCAGTTGAGGACTGGCTGAATCGGCAACCTGGAGCTCCCGGTTCCCGGGCTAAGACGAAGGGTGTCATGGGAGTGCTCTTTCAGCACGCGATGCGTTACGAATGGATGGCACGAAATCCTATTCGACTCGTCCGGCAAAGCTCCCTCCCTCAGCAGGAGCAGATCGTCCTTGAACCTTTTGAGTTGGCCGCTCTTTTGAAGGAATTGCACGACCCTTTCGCCTCTTTGATTCTCCTTGCGGCTGTCACGGGTCTTCGTCGAGGCGAGTTGTTTGGGTTGAAGTGGGAAGACATCGATTTTGCCGAAGCAGAGATGCATGTTGTGCGGTCGTTGGTTGATCAGGTCGAAGGGCCACCAAAGACACTGGCGTCCCGACGTCCATTGCCTCTGTCCAAGGAGTTAGCAACTGCTCTTAAAGGATGGCGACAAAAAGCTGAGTATTCCAAACCGACGGACTGGATATTCGCGAGTCCGCTGGCACTTGGCAAAAAGCCATACTGGCCCGATGCGGTTCTCAAACGACATGTACGACCTGCAGCAGCGCGCGCCGGGATTACCAAAACAATCGGATGGCACAGCTTTCGACGAACTCTGGCACCTTGCTCCACTCTTCCGGTGCATCGGTGA
- a CDS encoding oxidative damage protection protein, translated as MAHMVFCTKYKAEMEGLDEPPFDSDFGQKIYKNVSKKAWGEWVERQKMLLNEYRLQPWTREAQEFLVEQMNEFFFGEGGALPKEYVPPAQ; from the coding sequence ATGGCGCATATGGTGTTTTGCACGAAGTACAAGGCGGAGATGGAGGGGCTCGACGAGCCGCCCTTCGACTCCGATTTCGGCCAGAAGATCTACAAGAACGTATCGAAGAAGGCATGGGGTGAGTGGGTCGAGCGCCAGAAGATGCTGCTGAACGAGTACCGCCTTCAGCCCTGGACCCGCGAAGCGCAGGAGTTCCTGGTCGAACAGATGAACGAGTTCTTCTTTGGTGAGGGTGGTGCGTTGCCCAAGGAATACGTACCGCCTGCGCAGTAA